The sequence below is a genomic window from Theobroma cacao cultivar B97-61/B2 chromosome 6, Criollo_cocoa_genome_V2, whole genome shotgun sequence.
GTACATTTCTCTGTCGAACTAACTTAACTATGCACTTCACTTTTATCTTCTTCACATCCCAGTTCTGATAGTATGAAACCGATTAATATAAGGGGTAAGCTTTGGGTATTTTCTATGGGCTCAGATTTGACACTTTTTTTGGTTGTACAGGGCAGAGTTATGGGAGAAATTTTTATGGAGGGTTTGGGGTTCAGGGAAGGAAGGGAAGGCCTCCATTTCATGTTGCAGTAACTAATGTTGCTACTGACATTGACTCTGTTGAAAAGGTATTTAATTAACtttgttctcttcttttaattcATGCTGTTTTGAGATCAAACATTCATTTGGTTGTTTAGAAtctttagttataaaaatgGCACCTTTGGAGAGTACCTGTGTTGTTTATCTGaagaaagttttttttttttaacttttttatatttctgaTTGTTCCTTGAAGAGTTGTGTATTTGAAGAAAACATTGTTGGGCAGGAGGATATAGAGTTGCATAGAAGAAATCTAAATATTAGCTTTTAAAACTTTTGTGACTGAAGATAGTGAACTTAATgattttcaggctcagaagcTTGATGCTAAAGAAAGCCAGAGACCGGTTTATCCATTTGCTGCTATAGTAGGACAGGATGAGATGAAATTGTGTCTTCTGTTGAATGTGATTGATCCCAAGATTGGAGGTGTCATGATCATGGGTGATAGGGGAACAGGGAAATCTACAGCTGTTAGGTCCTTGGTTGATTTACTGCCTGAAATCAGAGTAGTTTTCGGGGACCCGTATAACTCAGACCCAGAAGATCCAGAATCAATGGGTATAGAAGTCAGAGAGAAGGTTACAAAAGGAGAGGAACTGACTGTTATGATGGCTAAAATCAACATGGTCGATCTGCCATTAGGTGCTACTGAAGATAGGGTCTGTGGAACCATTGACATTGAGAAAGCACTCACTGAGGGTGTCAAGGCATTTGAGCCTGGGCTTCTTGCTAAAGCTAATCGAGGGATTCTTTACGTGGATGAAGTTAATCTTTTAGATGACCACTTGGTAGATGTTCTTTTGGATTCTGCTGCTTCAGGATGGAATACAGTTGAGAGAGAAGGTATTTCCATCTCACATCCTGCACGGTTTATTCTGATTGGCTCAGGTAATCCAGAAGAAGGGGAGCTTAGACCACAGCTTCTTGATCGATTTGGAATGCATGCTCAAGTGGGGACTGTAAGAGATGCCGAGCTTAGAGTGAAGATTGTGGAGGAGAGAGCTAGGTTTGACAAAAACCCCAAAGAATTCCGCGATTCCTACAAGGCGGAGCAAGAGAAGCTCCAACAGCAGATTGCCTCAGCTAGGAGTTCTCTTTCTTCTGTTCAGATAGATCATGATCTAAAAGTGAAAATATCCAAGGTTTGTGCTGAGTTGAATGTTGATGGATTGAGAGGAGATATCGTGACTAATAGAGCTGCAAAAGCTCTTGCTGCTCTAAAGGGAAGAGATAAAGTGACTGCAGAAGATATTGCCACTGTCATCCCCAACTGCTTGAGACATCGTCTTCGGAAGGATCCTTTGGAGTCGATTGACTCTGGTTTACTTGTCATTGAGAAATTCTATGAGGTTTTTAGCTGAGAGATGCatgtattttcttttaatgtatTTCAGCTGCTTCCAAATTGTTTCCTTAGTTTTGATCATCGATTTTGCTAGCCTCTCTTTCATAGAATCAAATATTGTGGGACATTTAAACCAAAGTAGATTCTTGGTCTATCATGTGAAGGAAGAGTAAAAAGAAGGGAAGAGTGCTGTGAATGAATACTCTGTTTAGAATTTCTGCTGGACTGTAACTTTTGAAGATGCTATGATGCATTGTTTTCTATAATGCATAGTTGATTATATGCTCTTTGTTCTCAGAGTTTAATAGGTTAATTTCTAACCCCCTTTGGTTTGAGTTTCTTCCcttctttccttctttaaACCCATTATCTGTTATTGTAATTTGTCCTGCCATCAACGGCCAATTGGTGGTTTTTTACTGCGTTGAATTCAATACTATTGTCGGCAGTAATAAAAAATGGCTTGCCAGACCACATTGATGTCTTGATCATCCCTTTAGATATAGTGCTATAACTTCAACTCAAAACCAAGGCCTCAGCATACAGTATATGAGCAGCATGAACTCGTGGTCAAACTTAGCACCACTTGCGTATgcaaaaatatacaaattcCATCAAGACCTGAggatctttaaaaaaaattcttatgcGTGACAAATTGGTGGCACTGGAATTGCTTCATGACATTGAACTTCATTGCTAACATATAATTATAAACCATTCCAGGCAAATGCATTTCACCCGAAATTACACTTGTTAATATCCTGTTCGTACGATTCAATCTTCCAACGATATGTTTGTAAAAGAGGCAGGTAGGAAAGTTACCCTACAGAGATGGTTATATAAGAAACCATGAAAATTTCTATGAATTTCACTGCTTAGGGATGTCCGTACTAAAGGCCATATCCCAGAATTTCGGCCTGAGCTCTAGAAATGCAGGTGGCCGCTGGTAAACAATTGACGCAACCTTGATCAAGATTCCAGCCGTTAATGCCCATATCACGTACCTTTTGTTTTCTGCTTCATAGTCAAAGTACTGGAGTAAATACTTTCCTCCCATCCATTCTCTCTCTTCTGCTCTCCGGTTTTCATCCTGAGTCCACAATAGGATAAACCAGGTAGGCAATGTAACAAGATTCTGTTTGTCAAACGATAATGAAGCCTAGGAGCAAAATCAAAGTAGAATACAATACCTTGAGAAACATTTCTAAAGGAGCATCAAATATCGCTTCCACCTCAGCTGCACTTGGAGCTGGACTGAATGCCTTTGCATCAGACAGTATAGCAACCACAGGGACGACAAGCATGCGACTCTGTGAACAGAAACCAGCTCCAAATTAAAGTATGCAATTGCAGTActtatcatttccattttTCAAGCAACCTGAAGATGCTGAAGGACCTCAAAGCTGCCAGAATGAGATTCCTAATAAAAGTAGTTGCAAAATCCAACATTTGAACTCTTCAAACTTCCTTGTATTACCAAAGAATATTTTGCAACGGCCATAGCCTATAGCACATCTGCAACATCAATCTGGCAATAGTATTTGAATGCAGTCTCACAGACAATTACTACATGCATTTTGTACAGCTTTTATAAATATAGCAGTCAAAAATCGCTGATTAAAGGTGTGATGAGTTTAGATCCCAGGTTTTACTTGCAACCACCAACCTTTTTCACCACAAATGGGATCCTTAAATCTAAATTCTAATTTACTCCACGGCATAGTGAAAGAACAGGTTAGCCTTGAAACGTCTTCACATTTAGCTTACCAGATTTCCCAATTACTATCAGAAAATTTGATGGCAATAGAATTAATCATTAGATGAGGCAAATTAAATTCCTTGCGAAATAAGAGCTATACATAGAATTTCGAAACCAGATGGCAGAATTCGAGATACAGGAATTAACCTTGGTAAAAATTGGTTCAAGAACAGTAACAACATTGACAAGCGAAGGGTCCAAGCCAATCTCTTCGTTTGCCTCCCTCAATGCAGTCTCTACGTCATCAGCATCAGTTTCCTCTCTTTTCCCTCCTGGCAATGCAACTTCTCCTAAAACCAAGCACACCCCAGTCACTCTTTTATaacaaaccaaaaaaagatCGGTGTCAATATTCATCATCACAACGTAAAGTCAACCGAAAAATATTGCGGAAGTACCAGAGTGAGAAGAGAGAGTCGATGAACGTTTGGTGAGTATCACACGGAGATCATCATTGTTTCCTTGGAAGATACAGACAAGAACTGC
It includes:
- the LOC18596739 gene encoding magnesium-chelatase subunit ChlI, chloroplastic — protein: MASVLGTTSTAILASRSLVTPSSKPAIPSISIDPGQSYGRNFYGGFGVQGRKGRPPFHVAVTNVATDIDSVEKAQKLDAKESQRPVYPFAAIVGQDEMKLCLLLNVIDPKIGGVMIMGDRGTGKSTAVRSLVDLLPEIRVVFGDPYNSDPEDPESMGIEVREKVTKGEELTVMMAKINMVDLPLGATEDRVCGTIDIEKALTEGVKAFEPGLLAKANRGILYVDEVNLLDDHLVDVLLDSAASGWNTVEREGISISHPARFILIGSGNPEEGELRPQLLDRFGMHAQVGTVRDAELRVKIVEERARFDKNPKEFRDSYKAEQEKLQQQIASARSSLSSVQIDHDLKVKISKVCAELNVDGLRGDIVTNRAAKALAALKGRDKVTAEDIATVIPNCLRHRLRKDPLESIDSGLLVIEKFYEVFS
- the LOC18596740 gene encoding nudix hydrolase 15, mitochondrial — protein: MGSCNNPGLGSDVLETLAQRLRHYKPPPRQIPETATESVSHQINSDEKSVSSITDHYQPAKLKRAAVLVCIFQGNNDDLRVILTKRSSTLSSHSGEVALPGGKREETDADDVETALREANEEIGLDPSLVNVVTVLEPIFTKSRMLVVPVVAILSDAKAFSPAPSAAEVEAIFDAPLEMFLKDENRRAEEREWMGGKYLLQYFDYEAENKRYVIWALTAGILIKVASIVYQRPPAFLELRPKFWDMAFSTDIPKQ